The genomic region CAATAGCCGGGGTACCTTTTTCAGCACAACACCTCCTAGAGCACCCCGACTTTCCTCTGTGGGTTTATTTTACGAGTGGACGTCAGGCACTCTCCTCAGACTTTTAACTCTAATTACTTTTCTCATTTATTTGATTTAAAATAtcgttttattttgtttattttaatttaaacgACTAAACGTTAGTTTTTACGTTTTAGAGGTCCGAAACATCGAGAAATGCTTAAAAATCTCAGGTCAAATGCTGAGCTACagacctaataataataataataataataataataataataataataataacgtttTGATTTCGGTTAAAAATGCTGACTGTCAAAAATGcatgaagcacatttaaaaacgaagATCTGCAAGTAAAAAAAGCAAAGTTAGAGAAAATATCTGAAATTTCCATAAACACGGATGCTCCTCTAACAGGAAATCTGGAATGTTCTGATTTTAGAAAGTATTCAAACTCATCGGGTATTACATATTTAAACACATATGCTTTAATGTTGTAAATAAAAATGGCTTAAGACAAATCTGGTCAGGTTAACGCGACTCCCGCTACGGCGTCCGGTGGCGAGGAGACTTGGCGAGTTTCCAGGCTCTTGGAGATTTACAGGATTAATCTCAGGGAACTTGAGATTCTGCTGGATTTAAAGACTTTAATCATGAAAGTTTTGTTGTTTCTGTTGTTTGATTCTTGCAGTTTTACCTTCAACCATCAAAGTTCAACCCTTTTAGAGCAGATTTCAGCACCCCAGCATCCCGGAGAAGATCTAGTTCACGACTTTTATCCTCCTCTGACCTAAATCGGCCATGAAgtgaaacacaaactgaacaccgGGGGCGCTGGCGCCACCTACCTGCGTCATCAGCAGGTAGAGCTTCCCGTGGAGCCTCGTCAGCTTGTGGAACATCTTCACTCGGCTCTCTATCATGTGATAAAGGACTCCCAGCTGGGTCACCAGGTCCGGCAGCTGAAAAGCACCAGATCGGGTCAGGAAACACGTCAAAAGGTCAACCCAGGTGACCCGACGGTCTTACATGGACTCACCGATGCCAGGTAGGACGTGTGGTGCATGAGGACCGCCTTGAGCCACCGCACCATCGGGAGCGCCCTGCAGGATGAAAAAGGCTCATCAGCTCAAAGCGccgcagcagaaccagaaccagaaccgaaCTTTAGCTCAGACTTACGTTAACGGGTGGCCCTGGAGCCTCTTTGTGAGCTGCGGAGGAGACAAACGGAGGATTAAAACCTGCAGCTGAGGACGCCGTCGGTACAAACCTCAGATGCTCACCTCTTCCACCAAAGGCAGGACAGCAGGGAGGGGCAGCCGGGAAACCGTCTTCTTTATCACCGTCTCCTGACGGGTTTGTAGAACTTTCTGCAGAAACAAAACAAGCATTTAATGAGAGAGACAAAGCACCTGGATGAGCAGCAGCAGAGAAGAAGAACTCACGTTTAGGATGTTGGCGTCGTTGCTCTCCAGACCTTGCACCAGCAGAACCGCGAAATTATCCGTCTGTAGCGAGGCCTCGACTTTAGGAGCCCCTTTCTTACCGGAGACCGCCGACAGATCGATCTCGTGAAGCCGCTCAGCTATCGACATCTGCAGAGGAGCGAGAAGCTGAGCGAGAATCCTCCTAAATCCAAAACGCGGTCCGGAGCACCCACCTCTTTGGTGTCGGCATCCTTTTTCCTCTTCTCCGTTCCCGTCGACGGTCCTTTCAGCGGAGCTTGGTGACCGGGAAGTCCGGGAAGCAACACTCTGCTTTTGGCGTTGACGATCGGAGTCTTCACCTGGAAGACGAGCGGAGAGTTAACGACCGTAGATCGTCCCGACTGAAAGACGGGAGAGGAAGCCTGGCTACCTTGGAGACGGTGGTTTCCATGGAGACGGACAAGCTGGTCTGAACGTCTCGGGTCAAACAGACGTGTCTCTCTGTGGTGTCGAGTTCCTGTCAGAGAAAATCTTTTCTACCAAAACTTTTCACAGAACTTGAAATCTGGGTTTGTTccgcatttcttttttttttaaactaaaattCCTCAAATATTTTTCACAACCAGCGAAACGATTTGTGTGCGTCTTTCAAAAAATTCATCAAAACGCCGCCGGGATGAAAGGAGGCGATAAAATGGTTCCTTTTCCTTCCGTTCTCAGTGTTTGACCAGAAAGACGGCTGCGTTCCATTCCAGGTGTTCTGAAGCAGAACTTCTGATTGGAACGCGaccgttagggatgggtacctttgacatttgaatcgactcGGTActgattcccggtacctaggaatcgataccggtacttaacggtaccaattttagatacttttgagtgtttattatttttattctcttttataattatatatatattttcctcaatgtataaccatatttgataaatatcacgataaataacatacaactgtttgtattttaacatcgtccttgtagttttataagctgataattaaactgaagcaaacatctttactgtgaactaaatttactgtgtatcttcattccttttgccgtctttttcttttgatttttcctactgggaagttagaatttccgaggagaaagcgaacgcaccattagctgataacaatggcggcaatggaagctaatttatcaagctaaagttatcgtaaacagtttatttagctgctggagcagattaaaacgatgacgcCTCACActgagatcgttgtcgctggtttcatcttcacccaatcacccgtcgcatttagtaaagtgaagccaaactttagagcgcgttcatgttcttctagtcggaaattcggagttccgaggagaaagcgaacgcaccattagcggaacggaagctaacatatcaagctaacatcttaaacgttttatttacctaccggagcagactaagatgaggatgtctcacttagatcgttgtcgctggtttcatcatcacccagttacccatcacatttagtgaagtggacccaagctttagcgtgcgttctttctaccatgctgctctgtttacaactggctcacagcaaccgacaacataacgctcttgcgcatgcgcagctgtctaggcaagttctcgttatgaaggacgggtaccgaaatgaggcaccgtttcaaatgacgtgaatcggtgctcagtcggtactatggaattcggtcagtaccttaaaaagtaccaaattcgataCCCATCGCTAGCGGCCGTCGCTAACACACCCGAGGCGCACGGGTAGTAGAAATGGcagctgaagtaaaaaaaaaaaacaaaaaaaacccctGAAACCCGACTAACTTTAACCTCGagacttttattaaaaaaaaaaacacacaccagaACCGCCATCCGGGTTACTCACCGCTCTCTCCATCGCCGGCTGAAGATGGCTGCCGTAAGCGAGCATCACGGATCGGGTTTCTGCTGCGAGCGCGGCCGCCAGGAGCGGGATCGGCATCGGGGACGCCTTGGAGTCGGACATCTGCACCGTACAGGAAGGCGACAGCGGCTTCTTACACGGCCTGCGGGGACACGAGTTTTAACGGCGGAGACGTGGGAGGAGTCTGATCTGACGTTAGATTTCAGAGCGTACCCGTTTAGGAAGTGCTCAAACAGATGCAGCTGCCCGTCCTCGCACACCACCGCCAGCCTCACCGCCTAGAAGAACatgtaataaaacaaaataaatacacaAAGTCTCCGAGGATTCACGAGCAACGGAACACCAGCAGAACCCGACCTCCTCTTTGCTGTTGGAGGCGACCAGGTCGACGTGCCTCGGCTCGCCCGTCAGCGTGAAGGAAACCACCGAATTTTTGTCCTTCCCGTCTTCCCGTACTTGCCTGCAGATAAACCTTTGCTTTAGTGAAGGAACAGAAGCAGAACCGGCGGTTCTGATGGTCGAAGGAGCTGAAAAATCCGGCCGGATGTGGACCCAGACGGGCTCTTTGTTGTTTTAGTTTTCACTAAAATATCCAGAAGTTAAACTCGATTGTTTTTAgatgaaaaacaaaaatgttacGGTCATATATCAAACCACGATTACTCAGAAGAGTTTGCATTTATTTCTTCTCTTTGGCTGAAACAGACAGGAAGTCTACCCGCCAAATTAAGAGCCAAACACACAGAAACGGCCGCTCTGCAGGGTGGTCCCCCCTCCCCAGCTGCTGTCACTCACCAAACACTCAGGAGTCTGTCGTGCGCCGCTCCAGACAGGAAGTAAAGACCGTTGCTGTCGGGGGGTCGTGTGGTGGCGAAGCACAGGGTCGTCACAGCCGTGGAGTGGCCCGTGAATCTCTGTAGAAGGACAAAACCCAGAAGAGTCGGTTCTGCTGCTTCACTGGAACCGACGCCATAAGCCAGCAGGCTAGACGGGACTCACCCGGTAAACCTCCTTGGTCTCCAAGTCCCACATCTTGATGACATGCCCAGCTGAAAGCAGCAGCTTCCCGTCAGGACTCACGCACAGACTGGTCACCGCCGCGCGATCCGCTTTCCACTTACTGCAGAAAAATACAACAAACGCATTTTAAAACCACATCTAGAGCGTGAGAGCACTCAGTGTTTATTCGTAAAGTTAGCATGACTTTGTCATCTCTTTTCCACCTGGTGTTTCATCAGCTCGAAGCAGGATCCTGATTTAAACCGAGTAAAAACAGATTataggcgtttcctggccagatGAGGGACGTGGTCCCCCCGCGTGTCCTTTaggtctcccggttggacgtgtccagaaaacctcaccaggaggaatcctgaccagatgcccgagccacctcaactggctcctatcgatgtggaggagcagcgggtctactccgagcccctcccggacgaccgagcttctcaccctatctctaagggagagcccagccactcttcggtggaaactcatttcggccgcttgtatccgcgatctcgttctttcggtcactacccaaagctcatgaccataggtgagggtaggaacgtagatcgaccggtaaatcgagagcttctccttctgactcagctctctcttcaccacgacagaccggtacaacgcccgcatcactgcagaagcagcaccaatccgcctatcgatctcacgctccagttttccctcactcgtgaacaagacccccggGCAGGAccccatccctgacctggagaaggccttctaccctcTTCGGATTTAGAGCCGATtttcatctcagctgcttcacactctgctgcaaatTGCTTCAGTTCAGCGccaaagatcacgttctgatgaagccaacaggaccacatcatctgcaaaaagcagagacctgatcctcagatcaccaaaacggatgccctccacaccttggctgcacctggaggtcctgtccataaagg from Nothobranchius furzeri strain GRZ-AD chromosome 18, NfurGRZ-RIMD1, whole genome shotgun sequence harbors:
- the wdr43 gene encoding WD repeat-containing protein 43 yields the protein MAADGGSSSLHLPCVFSPKSRQYLAVCAQDGRLRIWSTDSKTLHQEYVPSAHLSATCTCIVWAPCRTVKEGPQRKKRKSEAVQVEAKADLLAMGTAAGSVLVYSTVKGALHCTLDGGHSGGVNCVHWHPEDGLLYSGSEDTNIVEWDLQTGKTRSKWKADRAAVTSLCVSPDGKLLLSAGHVIKMWDLETKEVYRRFTGHSTAVTTLCFATTRPPDSNGLYFLSGAAHDRLLSVWQVREDGKDKNSVVSFTLTGEPRHVDLVASNSKEEAVRLAVVCEDGQLHLFEHFLNGPCKKPLSPSCTVQMSDSKASPMPIPLLAAALAAETRSVMLAYGSHLQPAMERAELDTTERHVCLTRDVQTSLSVSMETTVSKVKTPIVNAKSRVLLPGLPGHQAPLKGPSTGTEKRKKDADTKEMSIAERLHEIDLSAVSGKKGAPKVEASLQTDNFAVLLVQGLESNDANILNKVLQTRQETVIKKTVSRLPLPAVLPLVEELTKRLQGHPLTALPMVRWLKAVLMHHTSYLASLPDLVTQLGVLYHMIESRVKMFHKLTRLHGKLYLLMTQMATDDRSNAVSEVEHTAKLVYEEESSDEDEASGDEALPQDDSDHWDDEEEEEGMDEEEEDGSDSRTEPKTNGDEDMEHGNESEEE